The Salmonella enterica subsp. houtenae serovar Houten genome has a segment encoding these proteins:
- the ldcC gene encoding lysine decarboxylase, with translation MNIIAIMGPHGVYYKDEPIKELERALQSLGFQIIWPQNSVDLLKFIEHNPRICGVIFDWDEYSLDLCSEINQLNEYLPLYAFINTNSTLDVSVHDMRMALWFFEYALGQAEDIATRIHQYTNEYLDNITPPFTKALFTYAKEGKYTFCTPGHMAGTAYQKSPPGCLFYDFFGGNTLKADVSISVTELGSLLDHTGPHLEAEEYIARTFGAEQSYMVTNGTSTSNKIVGMYAAPAGSTLLIDRNCHKSLAHLLMMSDVVPLWLKPTRNALGILGGIPKREFTRDSIARKVAETAQAQWPVHAVITNSTYDGLLYNTNWIKQMLDVPSIHFDSAWVPYTHFHPIYQGKSGMSGDRVPGKVIFETQSTHKMLAAFSQASLIHIKGEYDEETFNEAFMMHTSTSPSYPIVASIETAAAMLRGNPGKRLINRSVERALHFRKEVQRLREESDSWFFNIWQPEEVDEAECWPVTPGETWHGFTNADDDHMFLDPVKVTILTPGMDEQGNMSEEGIPAALVAKFLDERGVVVEKTGPYNLLFLFSIGIDKTRAMGLLRGLTEFKRAYDLNLRVKNMLPDLYAEDPDFYRNMRIQDLAQGIHKLIRQHDLPGLMLRAFEVLPEMIMTPHQAWQRQIKGEVETVALDQLPGRVSANMLLPYPPGVPLLMPGERITQQSRAVLDFLLMLCSIGQHYPGFETDIHGAKRNADGVYQVRVLKHAC, from the coding sequence ATGAACATCATCGCCATTATGGGGCCGCACGGGGTTTATTATAAAGATGAACCCATCAAGGAGCTTGAGCGTGCATTACAATCCCTGGGATTTCAAATTATCTGGCCGCAAAATAGCGTTGACTTGTTGAAGTTTATTGAACATAACCCGCGCATTTGCGGCGTTATTTTTGACTGGGATGAATACAGTCTCGACCTTTGTAGTGAAATCAATCAGCTAAATGAATACCTTCCCCTCTACGCCTTTATCAATACCAACTCCACGCTGGACGTTAGCGTTCACGATATGCGCATGGCGCTGTGGTTTTTTGAGTATGCGTTGGGGCAGGCCGAAGATATCGCGACGCGCATTCATCAATATACCAACGAATATCTCGATAATATTACGCCGCCGTTTACCAAAGCGCTGTTTACCTACGCCAAAGAAGGAAAATATACCTTTTGTACGCCGGGTCATATGGCGGGAACGGCGTATCAGAAAAGCCCGCCAGGCTGTCTGTTTTATGACTTTTTTGGCGGCAATACCTTAAAAGCCGATGTGTCGATTTCGGTGACTGAACTGGGATCACTGCTGGATCACACCGGGCCGCATCTGGAAGCGGAAGAGTATATCGCCCGTACTTTTGGCGCCGAACAGAGTTATATGGTGACGAACGGTACGTCGACCTCGAATAAAATTGTCGGTATGTATGCCGCGCCTGCGGGAAGTACGCTACTTATTGATCGTAATTGCCATAAATCGCTGGCGCATTTGCTGATGATGAGCGATGTGGTGCCTCTCTGGTTGAAGCCGACGCGCAATGCGCTCGGCATTCTCGGCGGTATTCCAAAGCGTGAGTTTACCCGCGACAGCATTGCGCGTAAGGTGGCGGAAACCGCGCAGGCGCAATGGCCGGTTCATGCGGTTATCACCAATTCTACTTACGATGGTCTGTTGTATAACACTAACTGGATCAAGCAGATGCTGGACGTTCCCTCGATCCATTTTGATTCCGCCTGGGTACCCTATACCCATTTCCATCCGATCTACCAGGGGAAAAGCGGGATGAGTGGCGATCGGGTGCCCGGAAAAGTGATTTTCGAAACGCAATCCACCCATAAAATGCTGGCGGCTTTTTCGCAGGCGTCGCTTATTCATATCAAAGGAGAATATGACGAAGAGACGTTTAACGAAGCGTTTATGATGCACACTTCTACATCGCCGAGCTATCCCATTGTCGCCTCTATCGAGACTGCGGCGGCGATGCTGCGCGGCAATCCAGGGAAAAGATTGATTAATCGTTCGGTGGAGCGGGCGCTCCATTTTCGTAAAGAGGTACAGCGGTTACGTGAAGAGTCCGATAGCTGGTTCTTTAATATCTGGCAGCCGGAAGAGGTTGATGAGGCCGAATGCTGGCCGGTAACGCCGGGAGAAACATGGCACGGCTTCACCAATGCCGATGACGATCATATGTTCCTCGATCCGGTTAAGGTGACCATCCTGACGCCGGGAATGGATGAACAGGGCAACATGAGCGAAGAGGGGATACCCGCTGCGCTGGTGGCGAAGTTCCTCGATGAGCGAGGCGTGGTGGTGGAAAAAACCGGGCCGTATAATCTATTGTTTTTGTTCAGCATAGGGATTGATAAGACCCGTGCGATGGGGCTGCTGCGCGGACTGACGGAATTTAAACGGGCCTACGATCTTAACCTGCGCGTCAAAAATATGTTGCCGGATCTGTATGCGGAAGATCCTGATTTTTATCGCAATATGCGCATTCAGGATCTGGCGCAGGGGATCCATAAACTGATCCGTCAGCACGATCTTCCGGGGCTGATGTTGCGGGCGTTCGAGGTTTTACCGGAGATGATCATGACACCGCACCAGGCCTGGCAGCGTCAGATCAAAGGCGAGGTGGAAACCGTGGCGCTCGATCAACTGCCAGGGCGCGTTTCCGCAAATATGCTCCTGCCTTATCCGCCAGGCGTTCCGCTGTTGATGCCCGGCGAGAGGATCACGCAGCAGAGTCGGGCCGTGCTCGATTTTCTGCTGATGCTATGTTCGATTGGCCAGCATTATCCCGGTTTTGAAACGGATATTCACGGCGCGAAACGGAATGCGGATGGAGTGTACCAGGTACGAGTCTTAAAACACGCCTGTTAG